Proteins from a single region of Desertibacillus haloalkaliphilus:
- a CDS encoding DUF2200 domain-containing protein — translation MAKHKIYTMSVASVYPYYVTKAEKKGRVKAEVDEIIRWLTGYSQEELEAQLEKQTDFETFFAEAPQLNPSRDLIKGVVCGVRVEDIEEPTMQEIRYLDKMIDELAKGKAMEKILRK, via the coding sequence ATGGCTAAACACAAGATCTATACAATGAGTGTTGCAAGTGTCTACCCCTATTATGTTACGAAGGCGGAGAAAAAAGGACGTGTGAAAGCAGAAGTCGATGAAATCATCCGTTGGTTGACGGGGTATAGCCAGGAAGAGTTAGAAGCGCAACTGGAAAAACAAACAGACTTTGAGACCTTCTTTGCGGAAGCTCCCCAACTAAATCCTTCACGGGATTTGATTAAAGGTGTGGTCTGCGGTGTCCGAGTGGAAGACATTGAAGAACCAACCATGCAGGAAATTCGCTATTTGGATAAGATGATAGATGAGTTAGCGAAAGGAAAAGCGATGGAGAAGATTTTGCGTAAATAA
- a CDS encoding F510_1955 family glycosylhydrolase, producing the protein MKFNMRLPLLASVLVTGAILAGCGAEDQPSEQPEDVPVQEEVGSYNEEENKNEEERPTIEFGERVDEVSHIHGLEIHPANENDILVATHYGLITLTDEGEAFLVGGTLDDYMGFSRVADSDKLMTSGHPGPGSELPDPLGFLWSEDYGQTWEVRSLLGEVDFHALTANNANAEKIIGFATDYTDNFSTALYLTTDQGATWEELPVTGLPIDHHDLFDLAYSPENDDILYAATAEGLMVSENGGLDWEVKVDGPVSALHVLGDEDVIFYHTLAGQGLMHLNGEELISYDLLYTDDFVNYIATPNPEDPSNVYVTTAAKDMVLQTNDYGQTWNTLVNEGKIE; encoded by the coding sequence ATGAAATTCAACATGAGGTTACCATTATTAGCAAGTGTATTAGTAACTGGGGCAATACTGGCTGGGTGTGGGGCTGAAGACCAGCCGTCAGAGCAACCTGAAGATGTTCCTGTGCAAGAAGAGGTAGGAAGCTATAATGAAGAAGAAAATAAAAATGAAGAAGAACGTCCAACTATTGAATTTGGTGAAAGAGTTGATGAAGTATCGCATATTCATGGTTTAGAAATTCATCCAGCGAATGAAAATGATATACTCGTTGCCACACACTATGGATTAATTACGTTGACAGATGAAGGTGAAGCGTTTCTAGTAGGGGGGACGCTAGATGATTACATGGGCTTTTCACGCGTTGCTGACTCTGACAAATTAATGACAAGCGGCCATCCAGGGCCTGGGAGCGAATTGCCTGATCCACTAGGTTTTCTTTGGAGTGAAGATTATGGACAAACATGGGAAGTTAGAAGCTTGTTAGGTGAAGTTGATTTTCATGCTTTAACGGCCAATAACGCTAATGCTGAAAAAATCATTGGCTTCGCTACAGATTACACAGATAACTTTTCAACTGCTCTTTATTTAACAACTGACCAAGGGGCGACATGGGAAGAGTTGCCTGTAACAGGATTACCTATCGATCACCATGACTTATTTGACTTAGCTTATTCACCTGAAAATGATGACATTCTCTATGCAGCAACTGCAGAAGGTCTAATGGTTTCGGAAAATGGAGGGTTAGACTGGGAAGTAAAAGTGGACGGCCCTGTGAGTGCTTTACATGTATTAGGTGATGAGGATGTGATTTTTTATCATACATTAGCTGGACAGGGGCTTATGCATTTAAATGGTGAAGAGTTGATTTCATATGATTTGTTGTATACCGATGACTTTGTAAACTACATTGCTACTCCAAATCCAGAGGATCCGAGTAATGTTTACGTTACAACCGCCGCAAAAGATATGGTATTACAAACAAATGATTATGGACAAACGTGGAATACGTTAGTGAATGAAGGGAAGATTGAATAA
- a CDS encoding ATPase domain-containing protein: MNTYIETGTEGLDYILNGGFPVDSSILLEGAPGTGKTILGMQFLYHGAVNRNESGIYITFEEMPDQIYKEMQAFGWDIKKLEKENKLRVICMSPEVLLQQMKKPNGILEQIIKEIDCKRIVVDSLNLLHYGIDDQLKKRQSVYTLRNIFRKYEITSLLINEQMNRNDSEIPFSSYVVDGVIKLALEEQNTIYRKRTLEVLKMRGCRIQEGEHIYRITDSGMYLVPALSMFEDLAVTENQNNIPTGIPGLDNMLAGGIPRGTTFVLDTNSKANYKYITTSIIISRILAGEKVIMLMGSSMTYMELDHIFQLYGIELKQLVTNEEIYFIEHYDRYIPEGIQPAIIRVENLSNEEYKKVFRERLDNLVLDTIDNGQRWFIFYDLNTIVSLQGKDFINSYYTEITALINSWEMSMIALSNFTEIGKETSSFLERTSNGVFQTWVDGNYQYFQLKKSPQGNMSQPMLVENIPSKPFIRLV; the protein is encoded by the coding sequence ATGAATACATATATAGAAACTGGTACCGAAGGACTCGATTATATATTAAATGGTGGGTTTCCTGTTGATTCTTCTATTCTATTAGAAGGGGCACCAGGGACTGGAAAGACGATCCTAGGTATGCAATTTCTATACCATGGCGCTGTAAATAGGAATGAGTCAGGTATCTATATTACATTCGAAGAGATGCCTGATCAGATATATAAGGAAATGCAAGCGTTTGGTTGGGATATCAAGAAGTTGGAGAAGGAAAATAAATTACGTGTTATTTGTATGTCTCCGGAGGTTTTACTCCAACAAATGAAGAAACCTAATGGTATTCTAGAGCAAATAATAAAAGAAATCGATTGTAAGCGAATTGTGGTCGATAGTTTGAATCTGCTTCATTATGGGATCGATGACCAACTAAAGAAAAGACAGAGTGTTTATACGTTAAGGAATATTTTTCGTAAGTATGAGATCACATCATTATTAATTAACGAACAAATGAACCGCAATGACAGCGAAATTCCATTTTCAAGTTATGTAGTAGATGGGGTGATTAAACTAGCTCTGGAGGAGCAAAATACGATTTACCGGAAGCGAACGTTAGAAGTTTTAAAAATGAGAGGGTGCAGAATTCAGGAGGGAGAACATATTTATCGGATTACAGATTCGGGAATGTACCTCGTTCCGGCGCTATCCATGTTTGAGGATTTAGCGGTAACAGAGAACCAGAACAATATCCCAACAGGAATACCAGGATTAGACAATATGTTAGCTGGTGGTATTCCAAGAGGAACAACATTTGTTTTAGATACGAATAGTAAAGCAAATTATAAATATATTACAACTTCGATCATTATTAGTCGAATCCTAGCTGGTGAAAAAGTGATTATGCTGATGGGTAGTTCGATGACATATATGGAATTGGATCATATTTTCCAGTTATACGGTATCGAATTAAAGCAGCTAGTTACTAATGAGGAGATATATTTTATTGAGCACTATGATCGTTATATACCGGAAGGAATTCAACCTGCCATTATTAGAGTAGAGAACCTAAGTAACGAAGAGTATAAAAAAGTATTTCGTGAAAGGTTAGATAATCTAGTATTAGACACGATTGATAATGGACAGCGGTGGTTTATCTTTTATGATTTAAATACGATTGTTTCCCTGCAGGGGAAAGACTTTATTAATAGTTATTACACGGAAATAACTGCTTTAATCAATTCATGGGAAATGAGTATGATTGCATTAAGTAACTTCACTGAGATTGGGAAAGAAACTTCAAGTTTCCTTGAGAGAACATCAAATGGAGTCTTCCAAACGTGGGTTGATGGGAATTATCAATATTTTCAGTTGAAAAAATCTCCTCAAGGAAATATGTCACAGCCTATGCTAGTCGAAAACATTCCGTCAAAGCCATTTATCAGGTTAGTGTAA
- a CDS encoding LuxR C-terminal-related transcriptional regulator, with product MNKSIDFIQDVQDTYASLTKLTMCIVDSEGNFLTDISTQNTLSSLIHQHCGIEKYVQESIDSLRGIPKTILIDTPLGLKYIVSPIKVQGQITHYLLAGDLLEKGTRSFVSKFILKNFQEINGLVEEVETLPELSREVIAERLKKVEKAAEIIEASLACFNEQEHRSQTSFLSETLESIRVEKVVTLNSTIDKMIELYSEVDFVGLALKSENDQFTVDAFHGENAESFKGHSFSMGEGFLGHTAAVQQYKFWKDVRNDPRSNGFEKYGLHPISIFSVPVYEEQIVIGILFGGSTKKEINDKAVLEQMKLNSSLLSVLVSYQHIKENLQNHLMELATFNEIFRVITTVKDIKRILYILVDISTNIIRGPFSCIVYKSLSNPSKMDVVSRGLTAAEINDYGHDVAQRISSYSVGDFDIEHPQIKTTNWGVRVLELPLCYNGVLYGVLSIGLNPHNKDEFNAFLSSLAVAGGIAIHLCQDFQEISKEDQSLSLLQDVISQHDQKSYDFSIKLKKMVEDFTIYLGENGFKDLNKVSGLAIYDLNFLEKYIQNNDLLKIVEGCKKVLNHEPIRRRDSQILGLVYKFLAEGETIEVVENWLDIDKDIRSNFISFINQRSITETNITLERSDSPIVNKRLNNENDNLILKEKLQLSTREIDVLNVVLRGYNNREIAKRLFISEHTVKNHITRIFQKLDVNDRSQAIAKVYQLGYTPNKSDI from the coding sequence ATGAACAAATCAATAGATTTTATTCAAGATGTACAAGATACGTACGCGTCATTGACGAAATTAACGATGTGCATAGTAGACAGTGAAGGGAATTTTTTGACAGATATATCTACTCAAAATACATTATCTAGTTTAATTCATCAACATTGTGGGATTGAAAAATATGTTCAAGAAAGTATAGATTCACTTAGGGGGATCCCAAAAACAATACTAATCGATACCCCTTTAGGATTAAAATATATTGTTTCACCGATAAAGGTTCAAGGGCAGATCACTCATTATCTTTTGGCAGGAGATTTATTAGAGAAAGGCACCCGATCATTTGTCAGTAAGTTTATATTGAAAAACTTTCAGGAAATTAATGGGCTTGTAGAAGAAGTGGAAACTCTACCGGAACTGTCTAGGGAAGTAATTGCTGAAAGGCTTAAGAAGGTGGAGAAAGCAGCAGAGATCATTGAAGCGTCTTTAGCCTGCTTTAATGAACAAGAGCATAGGAGTCAAACGTCTTTCCTTAGTGAAACGCTTGAATCTATTAGGGTAGAGAAGGTCGTGACATTAAATTCTACAATCGATAAAATGATTGAACTATATTCTGAAGTAGACTTTGTGGGACTAGCATTAAAAAGTGAAAATGATCAATTTACGGTTGATGCTTTTCACGGTGAAAATGCGGAATCGTTCAAAGGCCACTCTTTTTCGATGGGGGAAGGGTTTTTAGGACATACAGCCGCTGTTCAGCAGTACAAGTTTTGGAAAGATGTTCGAAATGATCCTCGGAGTAATGGGTTTGAAAAGTACGGGTTACATCCCATTAGTATTTTTAGCGTCCCAGTCTATGAAGAGCAAATAGTTATTGGGATTTTATTTGGTGGTAGCACGAAAAAAGAAATAAACGATAAAGCAGTCCTAGAACAAATGAAACTAAATTCTTCGCTGTTAAGTGTTTTAGTTTCATATCAACATATTAAAGAAAACCTTCAAAATCACCTTATGGAGCTCGCGACTTTTAATGAAATTTTTCGTGTAATTACTACAGTGAAAGATATAAAAAGAATTCTTTACATCTTAGTGGATATTAGTACTAACATTATAAGAGGCCCATTTTCGTGCATTGTTTACAAATCATTGTCGAATCCATCCAAAATGGATGTTGTTTCGCGAGGGTTAACCGCAGCGGAAATAAATGACTATGGTCATGATGTGGCTCAGAGAATTTCATCATACTCTGTTGGTGATTTTGATATTGAACATCCCCAAATTAAAACAACGAATTGGGGAGTTAGAGTACTAGAACTACCGCTCTGTTATAACGGAGTGCTATATGGGGTATTAAGTATTGGTCTAAACCCTCATAATAAGGATGAGTTTAACGCTTTTTTATCAAGTTTAGCTGTCGCCGGTGGTATTGCCATTCATCTATGTCAAGATTTTCAAGAAATCAGCAAAGAAGATCAATCCTTATCACTGTTACAGGACGTTATTAGTCAACATGATCAGAAATCATATGATTTTTCGATTAAATTGAAAAAGATGGTTGAGGATTTCACGATTTACCTTGGTGAGAATGGTTTTAAGGACCTTAATAAAGTTAGTGGATTAGCTATTTATGATCTGAATTTTTTGGAGAAATATATTCAAAATAATGATTTGCTTAAGATAGTAGAGGGTTGTAAAAAGGTTTTGAATCATGAACCTATTAGGAGAAGAGATAGCCAAATATTGGGGCTTGTTTATAAGTTCCTAGCTGAAGGTGAAACGATCGAGGTTGTGGAAAATTGGTTAGATATTGATAAAGATATTCGATCAAATTTTATATCTTTTATAAACCAAAGATCTATAACTGAAACTAACATTACATTAGAACGTAGCGATTCTCCTATTGTTAATAAAAGGTTGAACAATGAAAATGATAATCTTATTCTTAAGGAGAAGCTTCAATTATCAACAAGGGAAATTGACGTTTTGAATGTTGTGCTAAGAGGATATAATAATCGTGAAATTGCAAAGAGACTATTTATCAGTGAACATACAGTAAAGAATCACATTACTCGAATCTTCCAAAAGCTTGATGTAAACGATCGTTCACAAGCAATTGCTAAAGTGTATCAATTAGGATATACACCAAATAAAAGTGATATATGA
- a CDS encoding PilZ domain-containing protein, with amino-acid sequence MLYKREETFRYEFQPPLTCTFNIIKINGEEIESNQGQGKIQDISPSGLKLMSMLDLQVTRNEIDVEVYFTMLSDWVVRGRVVWQKVANMNEYYYGIDLSTDIGESEDMINGLKEYIRQEND; translated from the coding sequence ATGTTATATAAACGGGAAGAAACATTTCGATATGAATTTCAACCTCCATTAACATGTACATTCAACATTATAAAAATTAATGGAGAGGAGATCGAAAGTAATCAAGGTCAAGGGAAAATACAAGATATTAGTCCATCTGGGTTGAAATTAATGTCAATGTTAGATTTACAGGTAACACGTAATGAAATAGATGTCGAAGTGTATTTTACTATGCTTTCAGATTGGGTTGTACGGGGAAGAGTAGTTTGGCAAAAGGTAGCGAATATGAATGAATATTATTACGGCATCGATTTGTCTACGGACATTGGTGAGAGTGAAGATATGATAAATGGGCTAAAAGAATATATCCGACAGGAAAACGATTAA